GGGCGCCGTCCACGGTGCCGCCGGCCAGGATGGCCTTCATCGCGCCGCAGCTCGAGTGTCCGCAGACCACGACGTCCTCGATGGGCAGGAAGCCCAGGGAGAATTCGATGGCCGCCGCCTCTCCGCGGTCCGCCGAGGGCTGACCGCCCGGCTTGGCCGGCGGAACGAGGTTGCCCACGTTGCGCACGGTGAAGAGGTCACCGGGGTCCGTGGAGACGAGCAGGTTCGGCACCACGCGGCTGTCCGAGCAGCTGATGAAGAGGCAGTCCGGGGACTGACCCTTCGCGAGCCGCGCGAAGGTCGCCCGGTACGAGGGCAGGGTGTGGCGCTGGAAATCGAGCAGGCCTCGGATGAGCTTCTTCACTGCACACCTCCGGGAGAGAGAGTCGAAACGTGATGAACGGGGGAGGAAGGGGATGAGGCGGCAGGCCCCGTGGCGAGCGCCGCACGGGCGCTGCGCCGGGTCCAGACGTCCTCGAGCGGCTCCATTCTCACGGAGCCACCCGTCTTGCGATGCGTGTCAGCCCAGCTCTCGAGTGCCTCGAAGCCGGAGTGGTCGAGCGTGTTCACCGCCACGTCCACCTCAACCTTCGCGCCCGACGGAATCTTCGCGAGCGCCGTCGAAAGCTTCGGCACTCCGACGAACGTCAGCGCTCCGCTGATGCAGACCTGGTGGACGCCCTTGTCGGCGTGGATCTCCACGCGCACCTGGCCCAGCTGCCACAGGAGCCGGAGGATGGCCGCGCCGAGTCCCAGACCGATGCCCGCGAGCAGGTTGATGCCCACCACGCCGGCCACGGTGATGAGGTAGACGGGCAGCTCACCGCGGTGCCGCAGCTCCCGGATGTGGGCGAGGTTCACGAGCTTCAGGCCCACGTGCACGAGCAGGCCCGCGAGCACCGTTAGGGGCACGTAGGCCGCGAGGCTCCCCAGCAGGGTGATGAAGGCGAGCATCCACACCGCGTGCATGATCGCCGACCAGCGCGTCTTCGCGCCGGCGTTGATGTTCGCCGCGCTGCGCACGATGACGCCCGTGATGGGCAGACCGCCGAGCAGACCGGAGACGGTGTTCGCCACGCCCTGCGCGAGCAGCTCGCGATCCAGGTTCGCCCGCGGGCCGGTGTGGAGCTTGTCGGTCGCCACCGCGCTCAAGAGCGACTCGGCGCTCGCCACGAGCGCGAGGGAGAACACGGCCACGGCGAAGGCGCCCCACATGGAGCCTTCCGGAAGGGACGGCAGCTTGATGGCGGACAGGGCATCCGCCGCCAGCTGCACCCGGGCCACGTCCGCGTTCATCACCGCCGCGACCACGGTCCCGCCCAAGACCGCCACCAGCGGCCCCGGGACCTTCTTCAGCCGGCCGTTCGGCAGGAACCCCCACGCGATGAGGATTCCCAGCGTCATCAGGCCCAGCAGCGTGGCCGCGCCATGGAGGTTGAGGATCTGTCCGGGCAGCTCCCGGATGTTGTTCCAGGCATTGCTCTGCGGAGAGCCACCCAGAACGATGTGGACCTGCCCCAGCACGATGAGAATGCCGATGCCCGCGAGCATGCCGTGGATCACGGCCGGCGAGATGGCCAGCGCCGAACGCGCGACCTTCAGCCCGCCGAGCGCCACCTGCACGAGTCCCGCCGCGGCCACCGCCGCGCACGTCACGGCGAAGCCCAGCTGCTGGATGAAACCAAAGACCATCACCGCGAGGCCCGCCGCGGGGCCGCTCACCAGAAGCGGCACGCCACCCAGGAAGCCCACCACGAGGCCTCCCACGACGCCGGCAATGAGGCCCGCCATGATGGGCGCTCCAGAGGCGAGCGCGATGCCCATACACAGGGGCAGGGCCACCAGGAACACCACCAGCGAAGCTGGCAAATCCGAAGCGAGGATCGCCTTCAACGAAGGCCTCGCCTCT
This DNA window, taken from Corallococcus coralloides DSM 2259, encodes the following:
- a CDS encoding SulP family inorganic anion transporter, translating into MTSDVKAAEARPSLKAILASDLPASLVVFLVALPLCMGIALASGAPIMAGLIAGVVGGLVVGFLGGVPLLVSGPAAGLAVMVFGFIQQLGFAVTCAAVAAAGLVQVALGGLKVARSALAISPAVIHGMLAGIGILIVLGQVHIVLGGSPQSNAWNNIRELPGQILNLHGAATLLGLMTLGILIAWGFLPNGRLKKVPGPLVAVLGGTVVAAVMNADVARVQLAADALSAIKLPSLPEGSMWGAFAVAVFSLALVASAESLLSAVATDKLHTGPRANLDRELLAQGVANTVSGLLGGLPITGVIVRSAANINAGAKTRWSAIMHAVWMLAFITLLGSLAAYVPLTVLAGLLVHVGLKLVNLAHIRELRHRGELPVYLITVAGVVGINLLAGIGLGLGAAILRLLWQLGQVRVEIHADKGVHQVCISGALTFVGVPKLSTALAKIPSGAKVEVDVAVNTLDHSGFEALESWADTHRKTGGSVRMEPLEDVWTRRSARAALATGPAASSPSSPVHHVSTLSPGGVQ
- a CDS encoding carbonic anhydrase → MKKLIRGLLDFQRHTLPSYRATFARLAKGQSPDCLFISCSDSRVVPNLLVSTDPGDLFTVRNVGNLVPPAKPGGQPSADRGEAAAIEFSLGFLPIEDVVVCGHSSCGAMKAILAGGTVDGAPNLEQWLAHGTPSMKKLRESNSKVGEGLPDADRLSQLNVLEQLEHLKTYPIVRDRLAAGTLRLHGWWFDIGAAQVHAYRADLGRFVPIDETEGDRLLTSLSEEPPALRAVQ